From Pungitius pungitius chromosome 9, fPunPun2.1, whole genome shotgun sequence, one genomic window encodes:
- the tmem186 gene encoding transmembrane protein 186 isoform X1 has product MIRSVLLHRFTSNILLQTSCSRGSCRLTGRTTYDVQPHSRGRTPTQHSSPGPHKSKITGLVRYSDSSADRYSMIYTLPHIRLLRAVSRLKLLQTAVAVVILPPVYLFYFQGVVPFALVSYTTGIALFAGVMLYTASHFFRRVVGMMYLDPSQTTLKVSHLTFWGGRRDLYLPVSDVMTMGDTGDSVNETIVKLKRFSGPETLYFSTRFGRVVDKQAFEKVFGTLK; this is encoded by the exons ATG ATCAGGTCAGTACTGCTGCACAGATTTACTTCAAATATCCTCCTTCAAACATCCTGCTCCAGAGGATCGTGTCGACTTACAGGTCGGACAACTTATGATGTGCAGCCTCATTCACGAGGCCGCACACCCACCCAGCACAGCTCCCCCGGGCCGCATAAATCTAAAATCACAGGCCTGGTCAGGTACTCGGACTCTTCTGCAGACAGATACTCTATGATCTACACCCTGCCGCACATTCGACTCCTCAGAGCTGTGTCCAGGCTGAAGCTGCTGCAAACTGCAGTCGCCGTGGTCATCTTGCCCCCAGTGTACCTCTTCTACTTCCAGGGAGTCGTCCCCTTCGCTCTTGTCAGCTACACAACTGGTATAGCGTTGTTCGCGGGTGTCATGCTCTACACTGCCAGTCACTTCTTCAGGAGGGTTGTGGGGATGATGTACCTGGACCCTTCTCAGACCACGCTCAAGGTGTCCCACCTCACCTTCTGGGGCGGGCGCCGTGACCTCTACCTCCCTGTGTCAGATGTCATGACCATGGGGGATACAGGCGACTCTGTCAACGAGACGATAGTGAAACTCAAGAGATTCAGCGGTCCAGAGACGCTCTACTTCTCCACTCGCtttggacgtgtggtggacaaACAGGCTTTTGAGAAGGTGTTTGgaactttaaaatga
- the tmem186 gene encoding transmembrane protein 186 isoform X2, with translation MIYTLPHIRLLRAVSRLKLLQTAVAVVILPPVYLFYFQGVVPFALVSYTTGIALFAGVMLYTASHFFRRVVGMMYLDPSQTTLKVSHLTFWGGRRDLYLPVSDVMTMGDTGDSVNETIVKLKRFSGPETLYFSTRFGRVVDKQAFEKVFGTLK, from the coding sequence ATGATCTACACCCTGCCGCACATTCGACTCCTCAGAGCTGTGTCCAGGCTGAAGCTGCTGCAAACTGCAGTCGCCGTGGTCATCTTGCCCCCAGTGTACCTCTTCTACTTCCAGGGAGTCGTCCCCTTCGCTCTTGTCAGCTACACAACTGGTATAGCGTTGTTCGCGGGTGTCATGCTCTACACTGCCAGTCACTTCTTCAGGAGGGTTGTGGGGATGATGTACCTGGACCCTTCTCAGACCACGCTCAAGGTGTCCCACCTCACCTTCTGGGGCGGGCGCCGTGACCTCTACCTCCCTGTGTCAGATGTCATGACCATGGGGGATACAGGCGACTCTGTCAACGAGACGATAGTGAAACTCAAGAGATTCAGCGGTCCAGAGACGCTCTACTTCTCCACTCGCtttggacgtgtggtggacaaACAGGCTTTTGAGAAGGTGTTTGgaactttaaaatga